GGTCGATCTTCACGACCTGACGCAGAGCGAGGCGCATGCACTGCTCCTTTCCTTCCTGCACCGGGCCTATGCGGACGGGCGCCGCCACGTGCTCGTCGTCACCGGTAAGGGTGCCTCCCTCGGTAGCGAGGGCGTGCTGCGCCGTGCCGTGCCCGGCTGGCTGGCGACCCCGCCCTTCAGGGCGCTGGTCAGCGCGCACGAGCCGGCCGCCTCGCGCCATGGCGGCGCGGGCGCGCTCTATGTGCGGCTGCGCCGCAGGGACGGCATATGACTCCCTTCGGCGAGCGGATGCGCCGGATGCGCGCGAGAAAAGGCGTCTCCCAAAAGGAGATGGCCGCGGCGCTCGGCGTCAGCGCCGCCTATCTGTCGGCGCTCGAGCATGGCAGGCGCGGCATGCCGAGCTGGCCGCTGATCCAGAAGATCGTCGGCTATTTCAACGTCATCTGGGACGATGCCGAGGAGCTGGAGCGTCTCGCGGCGCTGTCGCATCCGCGCGTCACCGTCGACACGGCCGGGCTGTCGGCGGCGGCGACGCTGCTCGCCAACCGCTTGGCCGAGCGCATCGGCCGGCTGGCGGAAGGCGATGTCGAGGAGCTGCTCGCCCGGCTGGACGCGATGGACCGGCAGGGCCGCTGACCTGTGGATCGGGTGGCGCTTCCGCGCGTCAGAACAGCGTCTTCAGCTCGTCCAGCTTGTCGTTGACGAACCAGCCGTAATAGTTCTCCTGCGGCAGGCGGGGAGGCTTTCCGGCGGCGGCCAGCTTGCGGTTTTCCGC
The window above is part of the Aquamicrobium sp. genome. Proteins encoded here:
- a CDS encoding helix-turn-helix domain-containing protein codes for the protein MTPFGERMRRMRARKGVSQKEMAAALGVSAAYLSALEHGRRGMPSWPLIQKIVGYFNVIWDDAEELERLAALSHPRVTVDTAGLSAAATLLANRLAERIGRLAEGDVEELLARLDAMDRQGR